One window of Cohnella hashimotonis genomic DNA carries:
- a CDS encoding family 43 glycosylhydrolase, translating to MKKIKKSNYVMFCVSIVFCLIVALPGLANAAPIHAGPQFVDGYYADPDVQIYNGTYWVYPTRSTQVGESDTGAKSVDLFSSTDMVNWTKYSNVISSANISWLQHSLWAPSGAYRNGKYYLYFAANAINGDGQLGGIGVAVADNPQGPYTDAIGAPLINVVRNGAGPMDQDVFIDDDGQAYMYYGSWGECNVVKLNADMKSLGTWSDGTVYKKVTPAKTGDNDYFEAPKVFKRNGIYYLTYAAGVWADSSYKVMYATSSSVTGPFVPQGIMLHTDTTTADGPGHNGIVQSPATNDWYIFYHKRYLSSSQRVLAFDKFEFNADNTIKPVEMAEEDTFDDSTDTGWTKYGGTWTVSGGQYSVASNPGAKALLDTNFSDVIYEADVTPGSTGNAGLIFRVSNPGTGADAYQGYYAGLDVPNQKVLIGKANNNWTSLSTASMSLTANTKYHVKIVAQDASIKVYVDDMAIPKISVTDSTYMSGSVGVRTYDSAVKFDNISVQSSRYETENLLVSATSGDKHAMFGNGTGRDLYLSGGFGTALDANAINDFVTYTVNVPEARSYSVRIGVKKGANRGQFQLSVNGINHGPVQDLYSSAFSYVELNVATITFSSAGDKSFKFNVAGKNGSSSDYDLSIDYIKLVPN from the coding sequence ATGAAAAAAATTAAAAAATCTAATTATGTAATGTTTTGCGTTTCGATTGTATTTTGCTTGATTGTAGCTTTACCGGGACTAGCCAATGCTGCTCCCATTCACGCCGGTCCACAATTTGTGGACGGCTATTATGCAGATCCTGACGTACAGATATATAATGGCACCTATTGGGTGTATCCGACTCGTTCGACGCAAGTTGGCGAATCCGACACTGGCGCAAAATCCGTTGATCTCTTTTCTTCCACAGATATGGTCAATTGGACAAAATACTCGAATGTCATAAGTTCGGCCAATATATCATGGTTGCAACATTCATTGTGGGCGCCGAGCGGGGCTTATCGCAATGGGAAGTACTACCTCTATTTTGCCGCTAACGCAATCAACGGCGATGGACAATTAGGCGGAATCGGCGTGGCAGTCGCTGATAACCCACAAGGTCCATATACCGATGCGATTGGCGCCCCCCTTATCAATGTTGTACGAAACGGTGCAGGCCCCATGGATCAAGATGTATTTATAGATGATGACGGTCAAGCGTACATGTATTACGGCAGCTGGGGCGAGTGTAATGTTGTAAAGCTTAACGCGGACATGAAGTCTTTGGGAACATGGTCTGACGGAACCGTCTATAAGAAAGTTACGCCCGCTAAAACTGGCGATAATGATTATTTTGAGGCGCCTAAAGTGTTCAAGAGAAACGGGATCTACTATTTGACTTATGCTGCGGGCGTTTGGGCGGATTCCTCTTATAAGGTCATGTATGCAACGTCCAGCTCTGTAACAGGACCGTTTGTACCGCAAGGGATTATGCTGCATACCGATACGACAACAGCAGATGGACCTGGTCATAACGGTATTGTTCAATCACCTGCAACAAATGATTGGTACATTTTTTACCATAAGCGTTATCTGAGCAGTTCACAACGCGTACTGGCATTTGATAAGTTTGAGTTTAATGCTGACAATACGATCAAACCAGTCGAAATGGCAGAAGAAGATACCTTCGATGACAGTACGGATACGGGATGGACCAAATATGGCGGCACATGGACCGTATCTGGCGGCCAGTATAGCGTAGCATCAAATCCGGGTGCCAAGGCACTTTTGGACACCAATTTCTCGGATGTGATCTATGAAGCTGATGTGACTCCGGGATCTACCGGCAATGCGGGTCTGATATTCAGAGTATCCAATCCTGGAACGGGTGCGGATGCTTACCAAGGCTACTATGCCGGACTCGATGTTCCCAATCAGAAGGTTTTGATCGGGAAGGCCAACAACAATTGGACATCGCTTTCCACTGCTTCTATGAGCTTAACGGCTAATACCAAGTATCATGTTAAAATTGTCGCACAAGATGCTTCCATTAAGGTCTATGTGGATGATATGGCGATACCTAAGATTAGTGTAACCGATTCAACCTATATGTCGGGCAGTGTAGGTGTTAGAACCTATGATTCAGCTGTCAAATTCGATAATATTTCAGTTCAAAGCAGCCGCTATGAAACAGAAAATTTATTGGTAAGCGCAACCTCAGGCGACAAACACGCCATGTTTGGGAATGGAACCGGCCGAGACCTCTATTTGAGCGGTGGATTTGGAACTGCACTGGACGCCAATGCAATCAACGACTTTGTGACATACACGGTGAATGTGCCCGAAGCGCGCAGCTACAGTGTAAGGATCGGCGTGAAAAAGGGAGCGAACCGGGGGCAGTTTCAATTGTCGGTCAACGGTATCAATCATGGTCCGGTTCAGGATTTATATTCCTCTGCATTTAGCTATGTGGAACTGAATGTAGCTACGATCACCTTCAGCTCGGCAGGCGACAAATCTTTTAAGTTTAACGTTGCAGGCAAAAATGGCTCAAGTTCAGACTATGACCTGTCCATTGATTACATTAAGCTAGTGCCAAACTGA
- a CDS encoding MGH1-like glycoside hydrolase domain-containing protein, which produces MLRGQAVRGAELELRIGKHAYRLPMEPSGSLTLSEIHVGRLPAGKVAVSLRTRSANPLVLDGFTLVERQTSKEVTFADLPWRIKPELLEGPVPGSLILHYPDSPCYYGLLWNDPDAEIRQFLSDELDRFARHTVHDHVSTILHGNGKGHYTNVFMRPISLNPASSLILHGMVCDGTLEEVHARLASFALDAGSCETIYLAERQKLKASPAYPSGDRYSFSQQLMRATLLTNTVFPVYTKRAFIRHNTPGRWWDSLYTWDSGFIGLGFADLDDSRAIDCLNAYMTEPGDAEAAFIHHGSPVPVQHYLFQELWNRKQSPAFLNYFYPRLRQYYLFLAGKINGSTTDVFQTGLLQTWDYFYNSGGWDDYPPQKYVHELKLEHRAAPVITTSQLIRIAKILRMAAATSDHLKMDAQEYDKDIRRWSDALNAYAWDEEAGCYGYVLHNEEGAYEGLLRHGSEVNYNSGLDGMYPLLAGICDKERTRRLIDTLFHEQRFWTPIGLSTVDQGAPYYRADGYWNGAVWMPHQWFFWKTMFDYGHPDLAYRIANTALELWKRETEATYNCYEHFIVQSGRGAGWHHFGGLSAPVINWFAAYYELGKVTTGFNVWMLQQHFKDDYTEYGSEFHYAGQANQPFHIRVNLAEGLSYEAAGTGCDVCCSSHPDGGVELIISNCLPYASLWIQPA; this is translated from the coding sequence GTGCTGCGCGGTCAAGCCGTACGGGGCGCGGAGCTCGAGCTGCGGATCGGGAAGCATGCGTACCGGCTTCCAATGGAACCATCGGGCAGCTTAACGTTATCAGAAATACATGTTGGGCGCTTGCCTGCAGGCAAAGTCGCCGTAAGTCTTCGCACACGGAGCGCTAACCCGCTTGTTCTTGACGGCTTTACGCTTGTCGAGCGGCAGACTTCCAAAGAGGTAACGTTCGCAGATCTCCCCTGGCGCATCAAACCGGAACTGCTGGAAGGGCCCGTTCCCGGCAGCCTGATTCTCCATTATCCGGATAGTCCCTGCTATTACGGCTTGTTGTGGAATGATCCCGACGCGGAGATCAGACAGTTCCTAAGCGACGAGCTAGATCGATTCGCCCGCCATACGGTGCACGATCATGTGAGTACGATTTTGCATGGCAATGGAAAAGGACATTATACGAATGTGTTTATGCGTCCGATTTCCCTAAACCCGGCATCCTCTCTTATTCTTCACGGCATGGTGTGCGACGGGACTTTGGAAGAAGTCCATGCCCGACTGGCAAGCTTTGCGTTGGATGCCGGCAGCTGCGAAACTATTTATCTAGCGGAACGCCAGAAGCTGAAGGCTTCTCCTGCTTATCCTTCGGGCGACCGTTATTCCTTCAGCCAGCAGCTTATGCGGGCAACCTTGCTGACAAATACGGTTTTCCCGGTCTATACGAAGCGTGCATTCATTCGTCACAACACCCCGGGGAGATGGTGGGATTCCCTGTACACATGGGATTCCGGGTTTATCGGACTTGGCTTCGCCGATCTCGACGACAGCCGGGCAATCGATTGCTTAAATGCTTATATGACGGAGCCGGGAGATGCTGAAGCTGCCTTTATTCATCACGGCAGCCCGGTTCCCGTGCAGCACTATTTGTTCCAGGAGCTGTGGAACCGCAAGCAGTCTCCTGCGTTCCTTAACTATTTCTACCCGAGATTACGGCAATACTACTTATTCCTCGCAGGCAAAATCAACGGTTCCACAACGGACGTATTTCAAACCGGACTGCTTCAAACCTGGGATTATTTCTATAACTCCGGGGGTTGGGACGATTACCCGCCTCAGAAGTACGTGCATGAACTAAAATTAGAACATCGAGCAGCTCCCGTCATTACAACGAGTCAGCTCATTCGAATCGCCAAAATCCTCAGGATGGCGGCGGCGACATCCGATCATTTGAAAATGGATGCCCAGGAATACGACAAGGACATCCGAAGATGGAGCGATGCCCTCAACGCTTATGCCTGGGATGAGGAAGCCGGTTGTTACGGCTATGTGCTGCATAATGAAGAAGGCGCTTACGAAGGCCTCCTGCGCCACGGCTCCGAAGTGAATTACAATAGCGGATTGGACGGTATGTACCCGCTTCTGGCAGGAATCTGCGATAAAGAACGTACCCGGCGTCTCATTGACACCTTGTTCCATGAACAACGATTCTGGACGCCGATCGGCTTATCCACCGTCGATCAAGGCGCTCCTTATTATCGGGCGGACGGCTATTGGAACGGCGCTGTCTGGATGCCCCATCAATGGTTTTTCTGGAAAACCATGTTTGATTACGGTCACCCGGACCTCGCCTACCGAATTGCAAACACCGCTTTGGAATTATGGAAACGCGAGACCGAAGCCACTTACAACTGTTACGAGCATTTTATCGTGCAGTCGGGGAGAGGCGCTGGCTGGCATCATTTCGGCGGGTTATCGGCCCCTGTGATTAATTGGTTTGCGGCCTATTATGAACTGGGCAAGGTGACGACAGGCTTTAACGTCTGGATGCTTCAGCAGCACTTCAAGGATGACTACACGGAATACGGCTCGGAATTCCATTATGCCGGACAAGCCAATCAGCCCTTTCATATCAGGGTCAATCTGGCCGAGGGCCTGTCATACGAGGCTGCCGGTACGGGATGCGACGTATGTTGCTCCTCTCATCCTGACGGAGGCGTGGAGCTCATCATAAGCAACTGCTTGCCATATGCGTCGTTGTGGATTCAGCCGGCTTAA